The Listeria sp. PSOL-1 genome includes a region encoding these proteins:
- a CDS encoding BglG family transcription antiterminator, with amino-acid sequence MNHLEEYMSVSARTIRRDLKDITEILKRYNLSLERGNDQVFYIQGSDSDKQSFKWQLLDLSYNEFTPLERQQFILKTLLKEEVVKLISLANDLSVTVSTISNDLTKLEDELPEGVGIERRRGSGIWLRGDEFKKRVLLSDIIAEQFPQKILFTLFQEKDEIGKLVDERLLHLIDKELILNVEQRVRNWRANLHYKMTDEAYLALVIHITVSVQRMLTGHYLENKNTNEFEAYPEFQMAKSLLAECLEVEEVVPVSEIIYVTMHFRSAKSTDFNETDFLGNEHLLAVKISKQLIRRVEQRIKRSFKEGTLLKGLTAHLRPALRRLNGNMRIHNPLVISIKEDYPMLFDVVKEEFTAIYGGMVPEEEIGYLVLHFGAALLSLEEKTSFSGIVICASGIGTSRMLVTRLKQAIPKLKKLETVSLFEWKQKAENYPFDVIISTIDLGNVPFDYFLVSPMLSEREVSRIELYLRDKGSTFYHYNDASKEQQLTMLEAIHHLENRQVYTETVLDILKNFQVVKINQVSHHLKDMLRAILTRMMEKEQKMQVEVLLKSFFSRTKWNGFGIDGTKMALFHARNQSITRPLFQIFSLSEGIEVSTMNGKMMVAETFIVMLAPEKFSKQGLEVLSYVSSLLIENEETVAIFENGDVKEITQYMIYKLNQFLDENK; translated from the coding sequence ATGAACCATTTGGAAGAGTACATGTCTGTTAGTGCACGAACAATTCGACGAGATTTAAAAGACATCACTGAAATATTAAAGCGTTATAATTTATCGCTTGAACGTGGAAACGATCAAGTTTTTTATATACAAGGAAGTGATTCCGATAAACAAAGCTTTAAATGGCAATTATTGGATCTATCTTATAACGAATTCACGCCACTTGAAAGACAACAATTCATTCTAAAAACACTTTTAAAAGAAGAGGTTGTCAAGCTTATTTCACTTGCCAATGATTTATCTGTCACTGTTTCAACCATTAGCAATGACTTAACTAAGCTAGAAGATGAGCTCCCTGAAGGCGTTGGAATTGAAAGAAGGCGAGGGTCTGGTATTTGGCTTCGGGGCGATGAATTTAAGAAGCGTGTTCTTCTTAGTGATATCATCGCTGAACAATTTCCACAAAAAATTTTATTTACTTTATTTCAAGAAAAAGATGAAATTGGCAAACTTGTAGATGAGCGTTTACTTCATTTAATAGATAAAGAATTGATCTTAAATGTGGAACAACGAGTACGAAATTGGCGAGCTAATTTACATTATAAAATGACAGATGAAGCATACCTTGCTTTAGTCATCCATATTACTGTTTCAGTTCAACGGATGCTTACAGGGCATTACTTAGAAAATAAAAACACAAATGAGTTTGAAGCGTACCCAGAATTTCAGATGGCGAAATCTCTTTTAGCCGAATGTTTAGAGGTAGAAGAAGTTGTCCCCGTTTCAGAAATCATCTATGTAACGATGCATTTTCGTAGTGCTAAATCAACTGACTTTAATGAAACGGATTTTTTAGGGAATGAACATCTTTTAGCAGTAAAAATTTCTAAGCAACTCATTAGAAGAGTAGAACAACGGATTAAACGCTCATTTAAAGAAGGCACATTATTAAAAGGTTTAACTGCGCATCTACGCCCGGCACTCCGACGTTTAAATGGGAATATGCGTATTCATAATCCGCTTGTTATATCGATTAAAGAGGATTACCCGATGCTTTTTGACGTGGTTAAAGAGGAATTTACAGCGATTTATGGTGGAATGGTTCCAGAAGAAGAAATTGGTTATTTAGTTTTACATTTTGGTGCAGCTCTTCTTTCACTTGAAGAAAAAACGAGTTTTTCAGGTATCGTTATTTGTGCAAGTGGCATAGGGACATCCAGAATGCTTGTTACAAGACTAAAACAAGCGATACCGAAATTAAAAAAACTAGAAACAGTATCCCTTTTCGAATGGAAACAAAAAGCTGAAAATTATCCATTTGATGTTATCATCTCAACGATTGATCTTGGAAATGTGCCGTTTGATTACTTTTTAGTATCACCTATGCTATCAGAACGAGAAGTTTCTCGAATTGAACTTTATTTACGTGATAAAGGCTCGACATTCTATCACTATAATGATGCAAGTAAAGAGCAGCAACTAACCATGCTTGAAGCCATTCACCATTTGGAAAACAGACAAGTCTATACAGAGACAGTGCTTGATATTTTGAAGAATTTCCAAGTGGTCAAAATTAATCAAGTAAGTCATCATTTAAAAGATATGTTACGAGCCATTTTAACGCGAATGATGGAAAAAGAGCAAAAGATGCAGGTTGAAGTATTGTTAAAATCATTTTTTTCACGAACAAAATGGAATGGATTTGGAATTGACGGAACAAAAATGGCGCTTTTTCATGCGCGAAATCAGTCGATAACAAGACCACTATTTCAGATTTTTTCATTAAGTGAGGGCATAGAGGTCTCTACGATGAACGGTAAAATGATGGTTGCAGAAACATTTATTGTCATGCTTGCGCCGGAGAAATTCTCCAAGCAAGGGCTTGAAGTACTGAGTTATGTTAGCAGTCTTCTAATTGAAAATGAAGAAACAGTAGCGATTTTTGAAAATGGTGATGTTAAGGAAATAACGCAATATATGATTTATAAATTAAACCAATTTCTAGATGAAAATAAATAA
- a CDS encoding PTS mannitol transporter subunit IICB produces MTMNTEQAGWKVKVQQFGSFLSGMIMPNIAAFIAWGLITALFIPTGWLPNKELAKLVDPTITYLLPILIGYTGGKLVYGPRGGVIGAMVTMGVIVGTDIPMFLGAMIMGPLSAYLMKKLDKLYEGKIKAGFEMLVNNFSAGILAAILAILSFLAVGPAVEMLNKWMAVGVSALMSLHLLPLVSLFVEPGKVLFLNNAINHGVLSPIAIDQATHFGKSILFLVEANPGPGLGILLAYTFFGKGTAKQTAPGAIAIQFLGGIHEIYFPYILMKPLLIVSAILGGMAGIATYSLLGVGLVALASPGSILAIFAMTPRGEYLGISLGVLVAAAVSFLVSALIMKTSEATDKSLADAETKMMALKGKKAVTSTNIAAAFPNYPQKIIFACDAGMGSSAMGASVLRNKIKKAGLDIEVVNFAIAQLPDDADIVVTHKDLTRRATEKLPKAYHISVDNFLNSQKYDELVAQLAN; encoded by the coding sequence ATGACTATGAATACAGAACAAGCTGGATGGAAAGTAAAAGTGCAGCAATTTGGTAGTTTTTTAAGTGGGATGATTATGCCTAATATTGCAGCTTTCATTGCATGGGGGCTGATTACGGCACTGTTCATCCCGACAGGCTGGCTACCTAATAAGGAGTTAGCGAAACTAGTAGATCCAACCATTACGTATTTGTTACCGATATTAATTGGTTATACAGGTGGAAAACTAGTTTATGGGCCAAGAGGCGGAGTTATCGGTGCGATGGTTACAATGGGTGTTATTGTCGGAACAGATATCCCGATGTTTCTTGGTGCGATGATTATGGGCCCGTTATCAGCCTATTTAATGAAGAAACTGGATAAATTATATGAAGGAAAAATAAAAGCAGGCTTTGAAATGCTAGTTAATAATTTTTCGGCGGGCATTTTAGCTGCCATCTTAGCGATTTTATCTTTCTTAGCAGTTGGCCCGGCTGTTGAAATGTTGAATAAATGGATGGCAGTGGGCGTTTCGGCATTGATGAGCTTACATTTGTTACCACTTGTTAGCCTATTTGTTGAACCGGGGAAAGTTTTATTTTTAAATAACGCAATTAATCATGGCGTTTTGAGTCCTATTGCGATTGATCAAGCGACACACTTTGGGAAGTCAATTTTGTTTCTTGTGGAAGCAAATCCAGGACCAGGGCTTGGTATTCTCCTTGCTTATACCTTTTTTGGAAAAGGAACAGCTAAACAAACAGCGCCTGGCGCAATTGCCATTCAATTTCTAGGTGGAATTCATGAGATTTATTTTCCGTATATTTTAATGAAGCCACTTTTAATTGTTTCTGCAATTCTTGGTGGCATGGCAGGTATTGCCACTTACTCGCTCCTTGGTGTAGGTTTAGTTGCACTAGCATCGCCGGGTAGTATTTTGGCAATTTTTGCGATGACACCGCGCGGGGAATATCTTGGAATTAGCTTAGGTGTTCTTGTTGCAGCAGCTGTTTCTTTCTTAGTGTCTGCTTTGATTATGAAAACTTCAGAGGCAACAGATAAAAGCTTAGCAGATGCTGAAACAAAAATGATGGCATTAAAAGGTAAAAAAGCAGTGACAAGTACTAATATAGCAGCTGCTTTTCCAAATTATCCGCAAAAAATTATTTTTGCTTGTGATGCAGGCATGGGATCAAGTGCGATGGGAGCTTCTGTCTTACGAAATAAAATTAAAAAAGCAGGTTTAGATATTGAAGTTGTCAATTTTGCTATTGCGCAACTTCCAGATGATGCGGATATTGTCGTCACACATAAAGATTTAACGCGACGTGCTACTGAAAAATTACCAAAAGCTTATCATATTTCAGTAGATAATTTTTTAAACAGCCAAAAATATGATGAACTAGTTGCTCAATTAGCAAATTAG
- a CDS encoding glycine betaine/L-proline ABC transporter ATP-binding protein: protein MSKIEVKNLTKIFGKKTSKASSLLSQGKSKTEILKDTGATIGVNQASFSVVEGEIFVIMGLSGSGKSTLVRLLNRLIEPTSGEIWLDGQELSSMNKKKLLEVRRKSMSMVFQSFGLFPNRTILRNVEYGLEVQKIAKPEREKKANEALNLVGLTGYGEQYPAQLSGGMQQRVGLARALANNPDILLMDEAFSALDPLNRKDMQDQLLELQDKMQKTIIFITHDLDEALRIGDHIMIMRDGSVVQTGTPEEILTNPANEYVEKFIEDVDRSKVYTASNVMIRPEIVNIEKDGPRVALQRMREAGTSSIFVVKKNRELVGIIHASEVSRLVKDKITSLDSVIHTDIPTTTEETPLTELMDQISTTSIPVAVIKDGKLRGIIIRGSVLAALSGNEVKQNA from the coding sequence TTGAGTAAAATTGAAGTTAAGAACCTAACAAAAATCTTCGGTAAAAAAACTTCAAAAGCTTCTTCATTACTTTCTCAGGGAAAATCAAAAACTGAGATTTTAAAAGATACTGGCGCAACAATTGGTGTTAATCAAGCATCATTTTCAGTTGTAGAAGGAGAAATCTTTGTTATTATGGGACTTTCAGGAAGTGGAAAATCTACGCTTGTCCGCTTATTAAATCGCTTAATCGAACCTACTAGTGGAGAAATTTGGCTTGATGGACAAGAGCTTTCCAGTATGAATAAAAAGAAGCTTCTTGAAGTTAGAAGAAAAAGCATGAGCATGGTCTTTCAAAGTTTTGGCCTGTTTCCGAATCGTACCATTTTGCGTAATGTAGAATATGGACTTGAGGTGCAGAAAATTGCGAAACCCGAACGTGAGAAAAAAGCCAATGAAGCGCTTAATTTAGTTGGGCTGACTGGTTATGGTGAACAATATCCCGCTCAGCTTTCTGGCGGTATGCAGCAGCGAGTCGGCTTGGCACGTGCTCTTGCTAATAATCCTGATATTTTGTTGATGGATGAAGCCTTCTCGGCACTGGATCCATTAAACCGTAAAGATATGCAAGACCAATTGCTTGAACTACAAGATAAAATGCAAAAAACCATTATTTTCATTACACACGATTTGGATGAAGCGCTACGGATTGGTGACCATATTATGATCATGCGCGATGGCTCTGTCGTTCAAACAGGTACCCCAGAAGAAATACTTACTAACCCAGCGAATGAATATGTCGAAAAGTTTATTGAAGATGTAGATCGTTCTAAAGTATATACAGCAAGCAACGTCATGATCCGCCCAGAAATCGTTAATATTGAAAAAGATGGCCCTCGTGTTGCTTTACAAAGAATGCGTGAAGCTGGAACATCCAGTATTTTTGTTGTGAAGAAAAATCGCGAACTAGTAGGGATTATTCATGCAAGTGAAGTTTCTCGCTTAGTCAAAGATAAAATCACTTCATTGGATTCAGTGATTCATACAGACATCCCAACAACAACTGAAGAGACACCTTTAACTGAATTAATGGATCAAATTTCAACAACATCTATCCCTGTTGCCGTCATAAAAGATGGCAAGCTCCGCGGCATTATCATTCGTGGTTCTGTACTTGCCGCACTTTCTGGAAATGAGGTGAAACAAAATGCCTAG
- a CDS encoding proline/glycine betaine ABC transporter permease, with amino-acid sequence MPSIPLASWIDNLVNSLTQFEGFFNVITNIIGGIVNTFQWIFDLLPPWLFIILIVALTFWINRKSKKWALIVFELLGLLLIWNLDFWRDMTQTLTLVLTSSLIALIIGVPLGIWMSKSNIVEAIFKPILDFMQTMPAFVYLIPAVAFFGIGMVPGVVASVIFAMPPTVRMTNLGIRQVSTELVEAAESFGSTSWQKLFKVQLPMAKSTMMAGINQSIMLALSMVVIASMIGAMGLGTKVYFAVGRNDAGGGFVAGIAIVIVAIILDRLTQSFNKKANIDN; translated from the coding sequence ATGCCTAGTATCCCTCTTGCTAGTTGGATTGATAACTTGGTTAATAGCTTAACGCAATTTGAAGGCTTCTTTAATGTGATTACGAATATTATTGGTGGCATCGTCAATACTTTTCAATGGATATTTGATTTGCTCCCACCTTGGTTATTTATTATTCTTATTGTCGCATTAACCTTTTGGATCAATCGCAAAAGTAAAAAATGGGCGCTTATTGTTTTTGAATTACTAGGTTTATTACTCATTTGGAACCTTGATTTTTGGCGTGATATGACGCAAACATTAACGCTTGTCTTAACGAGTAGCTTAATTGCTTTAATTATTGGTGTTCCACTTGGTATCTGGATGTCAAAAAGCAATATTGTTGAAGCGATCTTTAAACCTATCCTTGATTTCATGCAAACAATGCCTGCTTTCGTTTACTTGATTCCTGCTGTAGCTTTCTTTGGTATTGGGATGGTTCCAGGGGTTGTTGCTTCGGTTATTTTTGCAATGCCGCCGACTGTTCGGATGACAAATCTTGGTATTCGCCAAGTATCTACTGAACTCGTTGAAGCTGCTGAATCATTTGGTTCGACATCTTGGCAAAAACTATTCAAAGTACAACTTCCAATGGCAAAATCCACAATGATGGCAGGGATTAACCAAAGCATCATGCTAGCACTTTCCATGGTTGTTATCGCATCAATGATTGGCGCAATGGGGCTTGGTACAAAAGTTTATTTTGCAGTCGGTCGTAACGATGCAGGTGGCGGCTTTGTTGCTGGGATTGCGATTGTTATTGTAGCTATTATTCTCGATCGTTTAACACAAAGCTTTAATAAAAAGGCAAACATCGATAACTAA
- a CDS encoding glycine betaine ABC transporter substrate-binding protein: protein MRKKLSLFATLCAFLLILSSCGTKLAAYDPKEPLGKQINYTITGIDAGAGIMLSTQKALKAYKLDKANWQLQTSSTAAMTSTLGKAIKDKRPIVVTGWTPHWMFTKYNLKFLKDPKNVYGSAENIHTIVRKGLKEDKPSAYEFLNRFNWTKNDMSSVMLAVNNGESPEKAAKKWISKNPDKVATWTKGIKKANGDKIKLTYVAWDSEIASTNVVSEVLKTLDYKPTIQAMEIQPMWASVATNAADGMVAAWLPNTSGIYYKDYKKDVEDLGVNLKGAKVGLAVPTYMKNINSIEDLK from the coding sequence ATGCGAAAGAAACTAAGCCTGTTTGCTACATTATGTGCGTTTCTTCTTATTTTATCATCTTGTGGAACGAAACTTGCTGCTTATGATCCTAAAGAACCTCTTGGTAAACAAATCAACTACACCATCACAGGTATCGATGCTGGAGCTGGAATCATGCTTTCTACACAAAAAGCTCTAAAGGCCTACAAATTGGATAAAGCAAATTGGCAACTGCAAACAAGTTCAACCGCAGCAATGACCAGTACACTTGGAAAAGCCATTAAAGATAAACGTCCAATTGTTGTAACTGGCTGGACACCGCACTGGATGTTCACCAAATATAATTTAAAATTTTTAAAAGACCCTAAAAACGTTTATGGCAGTGCTGAAAATATTCATACCATTGTGCGTAAAGGATTAAAAGAAGATAAACCATCTGCTTATGAATTTCTAAATCGCTTTAACTGGACAAAAAATGATATGTCTTCGGTTATGCTAGCCGTTAATAATGGCGAATCACCAGAAAAAGCTGCTAAAAAATGGATTAGCAAAAATCCAGATAAAGTTGCTACATGGACAAAAGGAATCAAAAAAGCAAATGGGGATAAGATTAAACTAACTTATGTTGCATGGGATTCAGAGATTGCTTCAACGAATGTTGTAAGCGAAGTACTTAAAACCCTAGACTATAAACCAACCATCCAAGCAATGGAAATCCAACCAATGTGGGCATCTGTTGCAACAAACGCTGCTGATGGCATGGTAGCTGCTTGGTTACCCAATACATCTGGCATTTACTACAAAGATTATAAAAAAGATGTGGAAGACCTAGGGGTTAATTTAAAAGGGGCAAAAGTAGGTCTTGCTGTTCCAACATACATGAAAAATATTAATTCAATTGAAGATTTGAAATAG
- a CDS encoding pseudouridine synthase, with the protein MRLDKLLAHAGYGTRKEVKQVLKKREVLLDGKRVKQGDLHVDIETARLYVDGKKVNYQMYRYFMLNKPAGVISATEDQAKKTVLDLLKLEDKLLKPFPVGRLDKDTEGLLLLTNDGTIAHELLSPKKHIDKLYFAKVAGVVTENDVKQFATGIDLGDFVSLPAKLNILAIQGETSEIEVIIQEGKFHQIKRMFKAVGKEVCYLKRLEMGRLQLDKGLAPGEYRELTPDEVMLLQNKEVPIK; encoded by the coding sequence ATGCGTCTTGATAAATTATTAGCTCATGCAGGCTATGGCACTAGAAAAGAAGTGAAGCAAGTATTAAAAAAACGAGAAGTGTTGCTTGATGGAAAGCGCGTCAAGCAAGGAGATCTCCACGTTGATATTGAAACAGCCAGGCTTTACGTTGATGGCAAAAAAGTAAACTATCAAATGTATCGCTATTTTATGCTCAATAAGCCCGCCGGTGTCATTAGTGCAACAGAAGACCAGGCGAAAAAGACAGTACTAGATTTATTAAAATTAGAAGATAAGCTGTTAAAGCCATTTCCAGTAGGGCGTTTAGATAAAGATACGGAAGGGCTGCTCCTGTTAACCAATGATGGTACTATAGCACATGAGCTCTTATCACCTAAAAAACATATTGATAAGCTTTATTTCGCCAAAGTTGCAGGAGTCGTTACAGAAAATGACGTTAAACAATTTGCTACTGGAATAGACTTAGGTGATTTTGTCAGTTTACCAGCAAAACTTAATATTTTGGCTATACAGGGTGAAACAAGTGAAATTGAAGTGATCATTCAAGAAGGAAAATTTCATCAGATAAAGCGGATGTTTAAAGCAGTGGGGAAAGAAGTGTGTTATTTGAAACGTTTAGAAATGGGAAGACTCCAACTTGATAAAGGATTAGCGCCGGGTGAATATCGTGAATTAACGCCAGATGAGGTAATGTTATTGCAAAATAAAGAAGTACCAATTAAGTAA
- a CDS encoding MazG nucleotide pyrophosphohydrolase domain-containing protein: MEAKEFQMWVNQYYKGRNWSEFDIFTRIGFLAEETGEVARAIRAMEIGRDHPEEMEKQRVIYEQELTEELGDVLGNVMAIANHYDISVEAIFSAHVSKLKNRYQKEKIGE; encoded by the coding sequence ATGGAAGCAAAAGAATTTCAAATGTGGGTAAATCAATATTACAAAGGAAGAAACTGGTCTGAATTTGATATTTTTACGAGAATAGGTTTTTTAGCGGAAGAAACTGGTGAGGTAGCACGAGCAATTAGAGCAATGGAAATAGGCCGCGATCACCCTGAAGAAATGGAAAAACAACGAGTGATTTATGAGCAAGAATTAACAGAAGAGCTAGGCGACGTATTGGGAAATGTAATGGCTATTGCTAATCATTACGATATTTCAGTAGAGGCCATATTTTCAGCTCACGTAAGCAAACTTAAAAACCGTTATCAAAAAGAAAAAATAGGTGAATAG
- a CDS encoding ABC transporter ATP-binding protein, producing MKEFKQITNFFWYYLRAYKLQLSVVLVAVIAATYLQVKAPQYMGKAIQELATYAVNLFTKHIDDKSALHHVLLLLLLFYVLTSIATFIQSIVMTGIAGKSTNRMRIGLFRKMEKLSIRFFDRHSDGEMLSRFTSDMDNISNTLNQAIVQLLSNVALMIGVIIMMFDQNVELALVTLIACPFAIIIAAIIIRKARRYVDLQQDSLGRLNAYIDEKISGQKVIITNGLEDETIDGFIKHNDIVKNATYKGQVYSGLLFPVMQGISLLNTAIVIFFGGYLALNGDLERGVALGLIVMFVQYSQQFYMPLTQISSQYNMLQLAITGARRVSEVFAEKNEKEREHVEEIHDVNEGVVLKDVSFGYDKNKPVLKNVNITLNKGKMVAVVGPTGSGKTTIMNLLNRFYNVDSGAILFDGKDIRDIELHSLRKQVGIVLQDSVLFSGTIRDNIAFGKPDASEEAIISAAKQANIHDFIMQLEKGYDTEISDENSIFSVGQKQLMSIARTILTNPSLLILDEATSNVDTVTESKIQKAMDNVISGRTSFVIAHRLKTILDADHIVVLHHGEVIEEGTHESLLKQDGFYAELYHNQFVLE from the coding sequence ATGAAAGAATTTAAGCAGATTACGAATTTCTTCTGGTATTACCTTCGTGCTTACAAATTACAACTTTCCGTTGTGCTTGTTGCAGTTATTGCTGCAACTTATTTACAAGTCAAAGCGCCGCAGTATATGGGGAAAGCGATTCAAGAATTAGCTACTTATGCGGTGAACTTATTTACAAAACACATCGATGATAAAAGCGCGCTACATCATGTGTTATTACTTCTGCTACTATTTTATGTCCTCACTTCGATTGCAACTTTTATCCAAAGCATTGTAATGACAGGAATTGCAGGAAAATCAACAAACCGTATGCGTATTGGTTTATTCCGTAAAATGGAAAAATTATCGATTCGTTTCTTTGATCGCCATAGTGATGGCGAAATGCTAAGCCGCTTTACAAGTGATATGGATAATATTTCAAACACTTTAAATCAAGCTATTGTCCAACTGCTTTCGAATGTAGCGTTAATGATTGGTGTTATTATCATGATGTTCGATCAAAATGTTGAACTTGCTCTTGTAACATTAATTGCTTGTCCTTTTGCGATTATTATCGCTGCTATCATCATTCGTAAAGCAAGACGTTATGTCGATTTACAACAAGATAGTTTAGGGAGACTTAATGCTTATATTGATGAAAAAATTTCCGGACAAAAAGTAATTATCACAAATGGCCTCGAAGACGAAACCATTGATGGCTTCATTAAACACAATGATATCGTTAAAAATGCCACTTACAAAGGTCAAGTTTACTCTGGTTTACTATTTCCAGTTATGCAAGGGATCTCTTTGTTAAATACAGCGATCGTTATTTTCTTCGGTGGTTATTTAGCTTTAAATGGTGATCTAGAGCGTGGCGTAGCACTTGGACTTATTGTGATGTTTGTCCAGTATTCACAACAATTCTATATGCCACTCACACAAATTTCTTCACAATATAATATGTTACAATTAGCAATTACTGGCGCAAGACGTGTAAGTGAAGTTTTTGCTGAGAAAAATGAAAAAGAGCGTGAACATGTTGAAGAAATCCATGATGTTAATGAAGGCGTTGTTTTAAAAGATGTCAGTTTTGGCTATGATAAAAACAAGCCAGTCCTTAAAAATGTGAATATCACTTTAAATAAAGGTAAAATGGTAGCTGTTGTCGGTCCAACTGGTTCTGGAAAAACGACGATTATGAACTTGCTAAATCGTTTTTATAACGTGGATAGTGGTGCTATTTTATTCGATGGAAAAGATATTCGTGATATTGAGCTTCATTCACTTAGAAAACAAGTAGGCATTGTTTTACAAGATTCCGTATTGTTTTCTGGAACGATTCGCGATAATATCGCTTTTGGTAAACCAGATGCAAGTGAAGAAGCTATTATTAGCGCTGCCAAGCAAGCGAATATTCATGACTTTATTATGCAGCTTGAAAAAGGCTATGATACGGAGATTAGTGATGAGAATAGCATCTTTAGCGTTGGTCAAAAGCAATTAATGAGTATTGCACGTACCATTTTGACAAATCCAAGCTTGTTAATTCTAGATGAAGCAACAAGTAACGTCGACACGGTAACAGAAAGTAAGATCCAAAAGGCAATGGATAATGTCATATCTGGACGAACAAGTTTTGTTATCGCCCACAGGCTAAAAACAATCCTTGATGCAGATCATATTGTTGTTTTACATCATGGCGAAGTGATAGAAGAAGGAACGCACGAAAGTCTCTTAAAACAAGATGGATTTTACGCAGAACTTTATCATAATCAATTTGTTTTAGAATAG